A stretch of the Marivirga tractuosa DSM 4126 genome encodes the following:
- a CDS encoding MBOAT family O-acyltransferase — MLFNSSEFALFLPFSFLLYWFVFKKHLKAQNFFLLAISYVFYGWWDWRFLSLIAFSSLVDFIAGQQIEKSNTKARKKFFLWISICTNLGFLGFFKYFNFFAESFADMVTMIGMQANPWSLNVILPVGISFYTFQTMSYTIDLYRGQMKAEKDPVAFFAYVSFFPQLVAGPIERAVNLLPQFKIKREFSYEQGADGMRLILWGLFKKVVIADNCAIFVNEIFANYQSASGMELILGAVFFAFQIYGDFSGYSDIAIGTAKLFGFNLMTNFRTPYFSRDMAEFWRRWHISLSTWFRDYVYIPLGGSRVGKGRAVFNTFVIFVVSGFWHGANWTFIIWGALNAIYFLPLLLLGKNRKNTDTVAENRFLPNLVEIWQMGSTFALTCLAWVFFRAETVTNAFVYIRNIFNFEGSFFDLKRPSLIGYSLPLIIIFWIFIEWIIRKNSIENLFGDRANKLVKYGFYYAIVVIIFFFGAFDKSEFIYFQF; from the coding sequence ATGTTATTTAATTCCTCAGAATTCGCTTTATTCTTGCCATTCAGTTTCTTACTGTATTGGTTTGTCTTTAAAAAGCACTTAAAGGCACAAAATTTCTTTTTATTAGCCATTAGCTATGTGTTTTATGGCTGGTGGGACTGGCGTTTTCTATCTCTGATTGCTTTTAGCTCATTGGTAGACTTTATAGCTGGTCAGCAAATAGAAAAGAGCAATACTAAAGCTCGAAAGAAGTTCTTTCTGTGGATTAGTATCTGTACCAATTTAGGTTTCCTAGGCTTTTTTAAGTACTTCAACTTCTTTGCCGAGTCTTTCGCTGACATGGTGACCATGATAGGCATGCAAGCCAACCCTTGGTCATTAAATGTGATATTGCCGGTTGGGATTAGCTTTTACACCTTTCAGACCATGAGCTATACTATTGACCTCTACAGAGGGCAGATGAAAGCAGAAAAAGACCCTGTTGCTTTTTTTGCTTATGTGAGCTTTTTCCCGCAGTTGGTGGCGGGACCCATTGAAAGGGCGGTAAACTTATTGCCACAGTTTAAAATTAAACGAGAGTTTAGCTATGAACAAGGCGCAGACGGCATGCGTCTTATTTTATGGGGATTATTTAAAAAAGTCGTCATAGCAGATAACTGTGCAATTTTTGTAAATGAGATTTTTGCCAATTACCAAAGTGCCAGTGGGATGGAACTTATATTAGGAGCTGTATTTTTTGCTTTTCAGATTTATGGAGATTTCTCAGGGTATTCGGATATTGCCATAGGTACCGCCAAGCTATTTGGCTTTAATTTAATGACCAACTTTAGAACGCCTTATTTCTCTCGAGATATGGCAGAATTTTGGCGTAGGTGGCATATTTCCCTTTCTACCTGGTTTAGAGATTATGTTTATATCCCTTTAGGCGGTAGCAGAGTAGGAAAGGGCAGAGCAGTTTTTAATACTTTTGTGATTTTTGTAGTTTCTGGTTTTTGGCATGGAGCAAACTGGACGTTCATTATCTGGGGAGCTTTAAACGCAATTTATTTTCTGCCTCTATTATTATTGGGAAAAAACAGAAAAAATACTGATACAGTAGCTGAAAATAGATTTTTACCGAATTTAGTAGAAATCTGGCAAATGGGATCCACATTTGCATTGACTTGTTTGGCTTGGGTGTTTTTTAGAGCTGAGACTGTTACAAATGCATTTGTTTACATCAGAAATATTTTCAATTTTGAGGGTTCCTTTTTTGATTTAAAAAGACCCTCATTAATTGGTTATTCTCTTCCATTAATTATAATTTTTTGGATATTTATTGAATGGATAATACGTAAGAACAGTATAGAAAATTTATTTGGTGACAGAGCAAACAAGTTAGTTAAATACGGGTTTTACTATGCTATAGTAGTAATAATATTCTTTTTTGGAGCTTTCGATAAATCAGAATTTATATATTTTCAGTTCTAG
- a CDS encoding NAD-dependent epimerase — protein MKKILVTGSAGFIGYHLTKALLERGDQVIGYDNINDYYDVNLKYGRLNELGIKRELVKNHQLVLSEQYPNFRFVKADLCDRDYLYQLFEEEQFDHVINLAAQAGVRYSVENPQAYIDANIQGFLNILEACRHYPVKHLVYASSSSVYGSNTQMPFSVHHHTDHPLSLYAATKKSNEMMAHTYSHLFNIATTGIRFFTVYGSWGRPDMALFLFAEAIRKGEKIKVFNQGEMERDFTYVGDIVKGVMAALDQPATSNAAFDTNIPDAGSSNAPYRLYNIGNNQPVKLLDYIKALEKAMGKTAEKEFLPMQPGDVQKTYADVQDLINDFNYQPNTPLEKGIEEFVSWFIEYKNKKKA, from the coding sequence TTGAAAAAAATATTAGTAACAGGTTCAGCGGGGTTTATCGGATATCATCTCACGAAAGCCCTCCTTGAGCGTGGAGATCAGGTAATCGGCTACGACAACATCAATGATTACTATGATGTTAACCTCAAATACGGCCGCCTCAACGAATTAGGAATCAAAAGAGAACTGGTCAAAAACCACCAATTAGTACTCAGCGAGCAATACCCGAATTTCCGATTTGTAAAAGCCGACCTATGCGATAGAGATTACCTCTACCAATTATTTGAAGAAGAGCAATTTGACCATGTAATCAACTTAGCAGCACAAGCAGGAGTTCGGTACTCCGTAGAAAACCCCCAAGCCTATATCGATGCCAATATCCAAGGCTTTCTAAATATATTAGAAGCTTGCCGGCATTACCCTGTAAAACATTTAGTTTACGCCTCTTCTAGCTCTGTTTACGGCAGCAATACCCAAATGCCCTTTTCAGTGCACCACCATACTGATCACCCATTATCACTCTATGCCGCCACCAAAAAGAGCAATGAAATGATGGCGCATACCTACAGCCATTTATTCAATATAGCCACTACAGGCATACGCTTTTTCACCGTTTACGGTAGCTGGGGCAGACCTGATATGGCACTTTTCCTATTTGCGGAAGCCATTCGAAAAGGAGAGAAGATCAAGGTTTTTAACCAGGGGGAAATGGAAAGGGATTTTACCTATGTGGGAGATATAGTTAAAGGCGTAATGGCAGCACTAGACCAACCCGCTACAAGTAATGCAGCATTTGATACTAATATACCTGATGCTGGCAGCTCCAATGCACCTTACCGACTCTATAATATTGGCAACAACCAACCAGTTAAACTTTTAGACTATATCAAAGCATTGGAAAAAGCCATGGGCAAAACAGCTGAAAAGGAATTTTTACCCATGCAACCCGGTGATGTTCAAAAAACTTATGCAGATGTGCAAGATTTAATTAATGATTTTAATTATCAACCGAATACTCCATTGGAAAAAGGGATAGAGGAGTTTGTGTCGTGGTTTATAGAATATAAGAATAAAAAAAAAGCATGA
- a CDS encoding type II toxin-antitoxin system RelE/ParE family toxin, with amino-acid sequence MELEVYWLELAESKLDDIYDYYTFKASRKTAKCLVDGIIDKTLQLVDQPFVGQIEENLNTRPEKFRYLIYRNYKIIYWINTDQNRIEIANVFDTRQNPDKLLENDT; translated from the coding sequence ATGGAATTAGAGGTTTACTGGCTTGAATTAGCGGAGAGCAAATTAGACGATATTTACGATTACTACACATTTAAAGCCAGTCGGAAAACAGCAAAATGCTTAGTAGATGGGATAATTGATAAGACCCTCCAATTAGTTGATCAGCCTTTTGTAGGTCAGATTGAAGAAAACTTAAATACGAGACCTGAAAAATTCAGATACCTAATTTATAGAAATTATAAAATCATTTACTGGATAAACACTGATCAAAATCGTATAGAAATAGCCAATGTTTTTGATACCAGGCAGAATCCTGATAAATTACTAGAAAACGACACTTAA
- a CDS encoding GumC family protein, protein MDNQFNPYSSDFADPSMGTSASEGSQLIDFKRVLYKVIKFWYIIVITSLLALSVAYIINRYSTRIYPVNASIMIKENQEEAGAKFLYTNAISDPYRNYFNEMYVIKSFPLIQSVVEELQFEVAYYREGEIKSSEYYNPEFPVEVMPEQGFKLPYGKSVGITFLNQKQFKLSNISPADEGEESKGEKVFQFEELVPINGHKVIFSNRGVIAEGDLNKYYVVRFSDPESITGQYQSKLNAKWAEQGSSVLNLSLNGSEPLKEIAFLNTFIKKYQKLDMDRKNQEASQTIQFIDDQLAGISDTLKYYEQKLTEFKKENVVTSMDGEALRVYENLQKIEEDAVQYKVQEQYYSYLRKFLQNRENELDQVVTPESVGIEDQVIAEMLGKLLQLDIEIKRFQQKDKLVNPVLEDKRQEMQALKTNILSSIETLEETKAIMQRSVKRQQQILEEQLKLLPGLQQDFINIKRDYSFREGLYTFLMQKRAEAAISKASTTSDIRTVNPPKLAGGPITPKTTQNYLIFLVIGLIIPIGFFIILELFNNKIQSKEDIERATSIQVIGGIGHKKLQDNLVVYRKPRSAVAESFRALRSNLNFYTEGKEKKVFLVTSSISGEGKTFTTINLATVLALSGRRTLLIGADMRRPKIFDDFNLHNDFGLSNLLSGQAEMGEVVQTTEIDNLDLLSAGPIPPNPSELLMKDLMKESLDKAFKTYDFIIIDSPPIALVTDAFVLSKFADHTIFMVRQDYTPKEAVTAANELYTKGKIKNLSILFNDIKKAGPGYGYGYGYGYGYGYGYGYGYGKRKDGYGYYQES, encoded by the coding sequence TTGGATAATCAATTTAACCCATATAGTTCTGATTTTGCCGACCCAAGCATGGGTACCTCTGCATCCGAAGGAAGTCAATTAATTGACTTTAAAAGGGTGCTGTACAAGGTTATAAAATTTTGGTACATCATTGTGATTACTTCTCTTTTAGCATTATCTGTAGCTTATATTATTAACCGCTATAGCACCCGGATCTATCCAGTGAATGCCTCTATCATGATAAAAGAGAATCAGGAGGAAGCGGGGGCTAAGTTTTTATATACCAATGCCATTTCAGATCCGTACCGGAATTATTTTAATGAAATGTACGTCATCAAATCTTTTCCTTTGATTCAGTCCGTGGTGGAGGAGCTTCAGTTTGAGGTGGCCTATTATCGGGAAGGTGAAATCAAAAGTTCAGAATATTATAATCCTGAATTTCCCGTTGAGGTGATGCCTGAGCAGGGTTTTAAGTTGCCATACGGAAAATCAGTAGGTATTACCTTTTTGAACCAAAAGCAATTTAAGCTTTCCAATATTTCTCCTGCAGATGAAGGAGAAGAGAGCAAAGGAGAAAAAGTATTTCAATTTGAGGAGCTAGTTCCCATCAACGGTCATAAAGTTATTTTCAGTAATAGAGGAGTGATTGCAGAGGGAGACTTGAATAAGTATTATGTGGTGAGATTTTCCGATCCTGAAAGCATTACGGGGCAATACCAATCCAAACTTAATGCAAAATGGGCTGAGCAGGGATCGTCAGTGTTAAACTTAAGTTTGAATGGATCCGAACCCCTCAAAGAAATCGCTTTTCTGAATACATTCATAAAGAAATATCAAAAACTTGACATGGATCGGAAAAACCAAGAGGCAAGTCAAACCATTCAGTTTATTGATGATCAGTTAGCAGGCATCTCGGACACGCTAAAATATTACGAGCAGAAACTAACTGAGTTTAAGAAAGAAAATGTAGTCACCAGTATGGATGGCGAGGCCTTAAGGGTCTATGAAAACCTTCAGAAAATCGAGGAGGATGCCGTTCAATATAAGGTGCAGGAGCAATATTATAGCTACTTAAGAAAGTTTCTACAAAATCGGGAAAATGAGTTAGACCAAGTCGTAACGCCTGAAAGTGTAGGTATAGAAGATCAGGTGATAGCCGAAATGCTAGGAAAGCTTTTGCAGCTTGATATAGAGATTAAACGGTTCCAACAGAAAGATAAATTAGTTAACCCTGTGCTGGAAGATAAAAGACAGGAGATGCAGGCCTTAAAAACCAATATCTTAAGTAGTATTGAAACGCTGGAAGAAACCAAGGCGATTATGCAAAGGTCAGTGAAGCGGCAACAGCAAATTTTAGAAGAGCAGCTGAAATTATTGCCTGGCTTGCAGCAGGATTTCATTAATATTAAAAGAGACTATTCTTTTAGAGAAGGTTTATATACTTTTTTAATGCAAAAAAGGGCAGAAGCCGCTATTTCTAAAGCTTCCACTACTAGCGATATCAGGACGGTAAACCCTCCTAAACTAGCTGGTGGTCCTATTACTCCTAAAACCACGCAGAATTATTTGATATTCTTAGTAATAGGTTTAATCATTCCAATCGGCTTTTTCATCATTTTAGAGCTGTTTAATAATAAAATTCAATCTAAAGAGGATATTGAAAGGGCTACCTCCATACAGGTGATAGGTGGTATTGGACATAAGAAGCTTCAAGATAATTTAGTTGTTTACCGTAAACCGCGTTCTGCCGTGGCGGAGTCTTTTAGGGCTTTAAGATCAAATTTAAACTTCTATACTGAAGGCAAAGAGAAAAAAGTGTTTTTGGTTACCTCCTCCATTTCTGGTGAAGGGAAGACCTTTACAACTATAAATTTAGCCACGGTTTTAGCACTTTCTGGAAGACGAACTTTACTAATTGGTGCCGATATGAGACGGCCTAAAATCTTTGATGATTTTAATCTACATAATGACTTCGGATTAAGTAATTTACTTTCTGGGCAGGCTGAAATGGGAGAAGTAGTGCAAACGACTGAAATTGATAATTTGGATTTACTAAGCGCAGGCCCCATTCCTCCGAATCCGAGTGAGCTATTAATGAAAGATCTCATGAAAGAAAGCTTAGACAAAGCCTTTAAAACCTATGATTTCATTATTATTGACTCACCTCCCATTGCTTTGGTAACGGATGCCTTTGTATTATCAAAGTTTGCAGATCACACCATTTTCATGGTAAGACAAGATTATACGCCTAAAGAAGCGGTGACTGCGGCAAATGAATTATATACTAAGGGCAAAATTAAAAACCTCAGCATTCTATTCAATGACATCAAAAAAGCCGGACCGGGTTATGGCTACGGCTATGGCTACGGCTACGGCTACGGCTATGGTTACGGCTATGGCTATGGAAAGAGAAAAGACGGATACGGCTACTACCAAGAAAGCTAA
- a CDS encoding polysaccharide biosynthesis/export family protein yields the protein MIKNITLFILVAILFASCVGNKRLVYLQNDDLHENQPKDTVLREYDLTYHDYKIQPQDILSVQFKSITDEDFDIFSDFGLGGGNIGGGGAILALRGELVDPQGQIGFPVVGKIKVQGMTVFEVQDTLQSIASQYVEDPVVKVRLLNYRFTVLGEVNGESVITTQNTRVTFMEAIGMAGGLTELASRDNVKVIRQKGDKAEVFYVNLLEEEFLESEKFYVYQNDIIIVPPLQQRPIRRYYSQNLSLLLSSVSAVLFIGSFFGLSATR from the coding sequence TTGATTAAAAATATTACATTATTTATTCTTGTAGCCATACTTTTTGCCTCATGCGTTGGCAATAAACGATTGGTGTATCTACAAAATGATGATTTGCATGAAAATCAACCCAAAGACACGGTTTTAAGGGAGTATGATTTAACTTATCATGACTATAAAATCCAACCACAAGATATACTTTCAGTTCAATTCAAGAGCATAACGGATGAGGATTTCGATATCTTCAGTGATTTTGGATTGGGCGGTGGAAATATTGGAGGCGGAGGGGCTATCCTTGCACTGAGGGGTGAATTGGTTGATCCGCAAGGGCAAATTGGCTTCCCAGTAGTTGGAAAAATTAAGGTACAGGGCATGACTGTTTTTGAAGTGCAGGATACACTTCAAAGCATAGCGTCTCAGTATGTGGAAGATCCTGTAGTTAAAGTTCGTTTATTAAACTATAGGTTTACCGTTTTAGGGGAAGTCAATGGGGAAAGTGTAATCACTACTCAAAATACAAGAGTAACCTTTATGGAAGCTATAGGAATGGCGGGTGGTCTGACAGAATTAGCCAGTAGAGATAATGTCAAGGTTATTCGTCAAAAAGGAGATAAAGCAGAAGTTTTCTATGTTAATTTATTAGAAGAAGAGTTTTTGGAATCAGAAAAGTTTTATGTCTATCAAAATGATATTATAATTGTTCCACCTTTGCAACAAAGACCAATCAGACGTTATTACAGCCAGAATTTAAGTTTACTGCTTTCATCTGTTTCGGCTGTATTATTTATAGGAAGTTTTTTTGGTTTAAGCGCTACAAGATAA
- a CDS encoding IS3 family transposase: protein MNQLYETIGISKQAVHQYAKRQAIFDKKVADLVMEADQLREAHPGCGVEKMYDTLRPDFIGRDRFVSLFMALGYRLKAKRNYRRTTYSSDVYYPNLIKGMKIKGPSLIWQSDITYIRIGEKFYYAVFIIDVYTKKIVGYHVGDHMRATANIKALKMAFKDHKPPKIHHSDRGSQYIYHQYIDLLRSENCEISMAKTAQDNAYAERINRTIKNDYIELWQPSSFDELKRKMKKAVQHYNNVRPHNHIGKMSPEEFEKKLLMKSTFHQQSITIFNNEINV from the coding sequence ATGAACCAGTTGTATGAAACCATAGGCATTAGCAAGCAGGCTGTACATCAGTATGCAAAGCGTCAAGCTATCTTTGATAAGAAAGTAGCAGATTTAGTTATGGAGGCTGATCAGTTAAGAGAAGCCCATCCCGGTTGTGGGGTTGAGAAAATGTATGACACACTACGTCCTGATTTCATTGGAAGAGATCGCTTTGTATCTCTGTTCATGGCACTAGGCTACCGTTTAAAAGCTAAAAGAAATTACAGAAGGACTACTTATTCCTCAGATGTGTATTATCCTAACCTCATCAAAGGAATGAAGATAAAAGGTCCTTCTCTGATTTGGCAATCTGACATCACTTATATCCGCATAGGTGAAAAGTTTTATTATGCTGTATTTATCATTGATGTTTATACAAAGAAAATAGTCGGCTATCATGTAGGTGATCATATGCGAGCGACTGCCAATATTAAGGCGCTTAAAATGGCATTTAAAGATCATAAACCACCTAAGATCCATCATTCAGATCGAGGTAGCCAGTATATCTATCATCAGTATATTGATCTTCTAAGAAGTGAAAATTGTGAAATAAGTATGGCTAAAACTGCACAGGATAATGCTTATGCAGAGCGAATCAATCGAACAATCAAAAATGATTATATCGAATTATGGCAGCCCTCCAGCTTTGATGAGTTAAAAAGGAAAATGAAAAAAGCAGTACAGCACTACAATAATGTAAGACCACATAACCATATTGGAAAAATGAGTCCAGAAGAATTTGAGAAAAAATTGTTGATGAAAAGTACTTTTCATCAACAATCAATCACTATATTCAATAATGAAATAAATGTTTAA
- a CDS encoding transposase: MKAKVKLIEKYRKYSEGFKKSIVDDFESGKFSVSQLERIHKISNQSIYKWIYKYSNHNERGQRIVEMKDSSTEKLKALEQRIKELEQTVGQKQIQIDYFEKMIDVAKTELDIDIKKNSNTPQSSGSATTRRK; this comes from the coding sequence ATGAAAGCGAAGGTAAAATTAATTGAGAAGTACCGTAAGTATTCGGAAGGCTTTAAAAAATCTATTGTCGATGATTTTGAAAGTGGTAAATTTAGTGTGAGCCAATTGGAGCGCATACACAAGATTTCTAATCAGAGTATCTATAAATGGATTTATAAATACTCGAACCATAATGAACGTGGTCAACGCATAGTAGAGATGAAAGACAGTAGTACAGAAAAATTGAAAGCTTTGGAGCAACGCATCAAGGAGTTAGAGCAAACAGTTGGTCAGAAGCAGATACAGATTGATTATTTTGAAAAGATGATTGATGTAGCCAAGACTGAATTAGATATCGACATCAAAAAAAACTCCAACACCCCACAATCGAGTGGTTCAGCAACAACCAGAAGAAAATAA
- a CDS encoding rhodanese-like domain-containing protein, which produces MKTLFTLLISAFLITACSQGNAQENMTVNDLHAIPFNDDESKVVLDVRTAQEYAEGKIPGSENLDVLKTDLFTTSIKKLDKDKTYYVICRSGSRSLKAATQMKEAGFKNVINITGGMQAWGAANFPVEK; this is translated from the coding sequence ATGAAAACCTTATTCACCTTATTAATTTCTGCTTTTCTTATAACTGCTTGTTCGCAGGGAAATGCTCAAGAAAATATGACTGTTAATGATTTACATGCTATTCCATTCAATGATGATGAAAGCAAAGTAGTACTGGATGTTAGAACTGCCCAGGAATATGCTGAAGGCAAAATTCCAGGAAGTGAAAATCTTGATGTTTTAAAGACAGATCTATTTACTACATCCATTAAAAAACTAGATAAAGATAAAACCTATTATGTGATTTGCAGATCGGGTAGCAGAAGTTTAAAAGCTGCAACTCAAATGAAGGAGGCAGGTTTTAAAAATGTAATCAACATCACAGGGGGAATGCAAGCTTGGGGAGCCGCAAATTTTCCTGTTGAAAAATGA
- a CDS encoding EI24 domain-containing protein: MRQFFKEFSQSTLTYYEAFQFVRKHQLKGFILSAAFFNLFAFLFVGVFAWIYTGKLIDFIYSTFSFPADWEEWGSFLQILTAIFIRILLISFYINLYKYIVLIIFAPVLAILSERTQNILNNQKKTINLVRLISEIGRGMMMGLILISLNLIIYLALLLLSITIPFLSPAFVILVFLVESFFFGASMLDYRNEYYQLSVKRSLKEIFKHKGLVLGNGLALNLFILIPIVGVLFAPSFALIAAGIHANKVIR, translated from the coding sequence ATGAGGCAGTTTTTCAAGGAATTTAGTCAATCGACTTTAACCTATTATGAAGCCTTTCAATTTGTGCGAAAACACCAACTGAAAGGCTTCATTTTGAGTGCTGCTTTTTTCAATCTTTTCGCCTTCCTATTTGTGGGCGTTTTTGCCTGGATCTATACAGGTAAATTGATTGATTTCATATACAGTACTTTCAGTTTTCCAGCTGATTGGGAAGAATGGGGTAGTTTTCTCCAAATCCTTACGGCCATTTTTATCCGAATCCTGCTAATATCATTTTACATTAATCTGTACAAATACATTGTCTTAATAATATTCGCCCCTGTTCTGGCTATACTTTCAGAGCGTACTCAAAACATCCTCAACAATCAGAAGAAAACAATTAACCTAGTTAGACTCATTTCTGAAATTGGAAGAGGTATGATGATGGGTTTGATTCTAATCAGTCTCAACCTAATCATTTATCTCGCACTCCTCTTATTAAGTATCACTATCCCTTTCCTCTCTCCTGCTTTTGTGATTTTAGTTTTTCTTGTGGAGAGCTTTTTCTTTGGTGCTTCTATGTTGGATTATAGAAATGAATACTATCAATTAAGTGTAAAAAGGAGCTTAAAGGAAATTTTTAAACATAAAGGCTTGGTTTTAGGTAACGGTTTGGCTTTAAACCTGTTTATACTAATACCCATTGTTGGCGTTTTATTTGCACCCTCTTTTGCTTTAATAGCTGCAGGGATCCATGCAAATAAAGTGATTAGATAA
- a CDS encoding NAD-dependent succinate-semialdehyde dehydrogenase — MAIESRNPFNNEVIKSFKEETDQQIVDKIELAEKSYDDWRTTNFTQRKELMLKSAILLRDRKEHYASLMTMEMGKAKREAIAEIEKCALACDYYAENAEKFLSDKPLEVPKGEAYVAHDPIGIVLAIMPWNFPFWQVFRFAAPNLMAGNVGLLKHASNVPQCALAIEEVFVDAGFPKGCFQTLLVSSSKVNMILDDKRVKAATLTGSEAAGSKVAERAGKNLKKTVLELGGSDPFIVLKDADIQEAAKTGVKARMINNGQSCIAAKRFILEESIADDFLKIFQSEFENIKIGDPSKDEFDYGSMAREDLAKELEEQVQKSVEKGAKVLIGGKRDKAFFEPTVLTDVKPGMPAYEEELFGPVAVVLIAKDEKHAIELANDSRFGLGGSLWSKDIKKAKKLVREVESGAVYINKLMASHPAVPFGGIKMSGYGRELSEMGIKEFVNQKTVWVD; from the coding sequence ATGGCAATTGAAAGCAGAAATCCATTCAATAATGAAGTTATAAAAAGCTTCAAAGAAGAGACAGATCAGCAAATAGTAGATAAAATTGAGCTTGCTGAAAAATCTTATGACGATTGGAGAACTACCAATTTTACTCAAAGAAAGGAATTGATGCTAAAATCTGCAATTTTGCTTAGGGACAGAAAAGAACATTATGCCAGCTTAATGACTATGGAAATGGGCAAAGCAAAAAGAGAAGCTATTGCTGAGATTGAAAAGTGCGCATTAGCTTGTGATTATTATGCAGAAAATGCGGAGAAATTTTTATCTGATAAGCCATTGGAAGTACCGAAGGGTGAAGCTTATGTAGCGCATGATCCTATTGGAATAGTTTTAGCCATAATGCCTTGGAATTTTCCTTTTTGGCAAGTTTTTAGATTTGCAGCACCCAATTTAATGGCAGGAAATGTGGGATTGTTAAAACATGCTTCCAATGTACCTCAATGTGCTTTGGCAATAGAAGAAGTCTTTGTAGATGCAGGGTTTCCCAAAGGTTGCTTTCAAACTTTATTAGTTTCCTCTTCTAAAGTCAATATGATTTTAGATGATAAGCGGGTAAAAGCTGCAACATTAACTGGAAGCGAAGCAGCAGGAAGTAAAGTAGCCGAAAGAGCTGGAAAGAATCTCAAGAAAACGGTTTTAGAATTAGGTGGAAGCGACCCATTTATTGTTTTAAAAGATGCCGATATTCAAGAAGCTGCCAAAACGGGAGTCAAAGCCAGAATGATCAATAATGGACAAAGCTGTATTGCTGCCAAACGATTTATTTTAGAGGAATCTATAGCTGATGATTTTCTTAAAATATTCCAGAGCGAATTTGAAAATATCAAAATTGGGGATCCATCAAAAGATGAATTTGATTACGGCTCTATGGCTAGAGAAGATCTAGCGAAGGAACTGGAGGAACAAGTTCAAAAATCAGTAGAAAAAGGGGCTAAAGTATTAATTGGAGGAAAAAGAGATAAAGCCTTTTTTGAGCCTACTGTCTTAACTGATGTAAAACCTGGCATGCCAGCTTATGAAGAAGAGTTATTTGGTCCCGTGGCTGTAGTTCTAATTGCAAAGGATGAAAAACATGCCATAGAATTAGCTAATGACTCCAGGTTCGGACTTGGCGGATCATTATGGAGCAAGGATATCAAAAAAGCCAAAAAGCTTGTAAGAGAAGTAGAAAGCGGGGCTGTTTACATCAATAAATTAATGGCTTCTCATCCAGCAGTTCCTTTTGGCGGAATAAAAATGAGCGGTTATGGTAGAGAATTATCTGAAATGGGAATTAAAGAATTTGTCAATCAGAAAACGGTTTGGGTTGATTAG